GTCAGCAGGCTCCAGACGGAAATTGCCGGCCACGTCCGAATGTCTTCTGATCGTCGTCTAATGTCGTCCGAGAGGCGTCAGAAAGTTGCCCTTATGTCCTCCGGACGTGGGTCTCACCTGGAAGGATTCCAGGAAGGAGTTGAAGTAGATGAAGACCAGCTGCGAGATCTCGTCCTCGCCGGGATTGACAAAGAATAGCATGTAGGTGATCCCCAGAAGGGGGAGGAGCACCAACGTGGCCTTCACCGCTTTCCTGGACACACAAACGCTCAGTGAGCGGCGGCCGACGGCGGCCCGCACCCTTCGGGCGACCGGTCTACCTGTACTGAATGGTCTCTGAGGTGGTGGACGCTCGCAGTTTGGTCATCAGGATCCTGACGATGTTGAAGAGGAAGATGAAGTTGATctgaaacacgcacacacattctgcAAAcattccccgcctcctgcccgaggatagccgggatgggctccggcacgcccgcggcccgcgtgaggggaagcggctcacaagatggatggatggatggatggtttcgtTCAGTCTGTGTGGCCCGATTGTTTCCAAACGTCCATGTTTCATGTCATGCCAGTCTATCCCTCGCCTTTCTTGATTTTTGGAATGTTAatgtcttttattattttgtttatcttGTTCCAGTACCGTTTGTTTTGCCCTACCCtcataagtattttttttattgctcccGTTCCCCTGCCTTCACTCTAAACATAACGGTCCTACAGAGTACCCAAATGGTTCTTTTGCTTGTGCGAATAGGGGAACCGCTTTTGGGCACTAttaagcgcgcacacacagggtACTATTTGCAAACCGTTCTGCTCGTAAAGCAGTTCCCGTAGTCATACAAGTCAGTCACGGAACCGTCAGGGTACTATGTGGAAAccttcattttgcatttttacctACGTACCTTTGCCTCCACAACAAAAACCCTCATCAGTGAAAAACGTTCCTGAATGCACCGGCAACGTTCCTCGACGTTCCACCGCTTGAGTTAGTTAGCTGTACAAGTCCTGTTTTTTTCATGATGTCTTTGACTTCGCTGACCAACTGGAACCTTAGCCGATGTGTGACCAGCTAGCAGTCCGCTAAAGTGGAACGTTAACGTAGCTTTTCTGGGTTTTAGCGTGACAGATGAAGTGCTTTTTGTCTCTTTAGGTTGCAAACCTTTCACGTCGCCATGCAACGTACGGCAGTCCTCGAATCCAATTCGAATCACCTTCAGATCTCTCTGCACGATACCTGAGAAAGTGGACGCAGCTTTCGGCTGGCTGCGTTTGCAgcttttcacacaaaaatagcttttctttcccaaaaaaaaaaaaaaaaaacagacgccAATGTTCCAAATATGTAGTATAGAGGACCGAGAGTGCCAAAATTAAAGAAGTAAATACTTCATGAAATAAATAGAAAGTATGTGTCATTAAGCGTTGAATTATTCAGTATTGAAttgtttcaatatttatttatttaattatccgtccatccattttctacatggcGGGTCGCCGGTACGCGGGCGCCTACccggctgactctgggcgagaggcggggctacaccctgaaccggtcgccagccaatcgcagggcacaaatagacaaacaaccactcgcattcacacctatgggcgatttagagtcttcaattaacctagcgcgcgtgtttttgggatgtgggaggaaaccggagtacccggagaaaacccacgcgggcacagagaaaacatgcaaacgccgcaCAGGCGCAGCGGGATTTGagcccgcaacctcacaactgtgaggcggatgtgccaaCCGCTCGTCTGCCGTGCccatttattgaattatttggATATTGATTTCATTTTGGCACTTCTATTCCTTATTTTCAGAGTACAAAGAGACATTGAAGTACAtgaatttcattttttgaaTGGAAAAATCAGGGTTTTGTCAAACTCCTTATCGGTAGTTTAAGGCGACAGACGAGCGTTCACAGTCCCGTGCGAACCGTCGCCAAGTAGAAACAGAACTGACGAGGTTTTTCAAAAGCAACTCACCACCAGAACCAGAATCATGGGACCCTGGTAGATGTAGTCCGTGTAGACGCCCGCTCGCTTCCCGAACCAGCACCTGGCCGCACGACAGGACACACGTCACCATGGTGACCGCACTAGACTTGATCCTGGCTCGCCATTGGTTGCTTTTCACAGAGTCCAGAGGTACCTTGACTTGCACGTTTCATTCATTCCGCGAGCACGCTTAAAAACTTGGGCATAGTGGAACCCCCCCCCACCGTTTGCGGGGGACCAGGCTCGaccacgaatagcgaaaattcACAGATCATTGATCCACATGCAATACCTTTTTCTTAACACCCCAAAATTATTCAATAAGCAGGAAAAGACCGCCAATAAGCCTTTTCCACAAAAACGGAGATTGGTTCCCCCACCccgaaaaaaaaagtgggaaaaaaatctgcgGGAGACGCATTCATTACCCCCGTTTAGATCAACTGAAAATCTGTTCCtgcccctaaaaaaaaaaaaaaaagaaaaagaaaaataacactgcaATATCTAAAAGCTCAATAAATGATCGGAGAGAAAATTGTAAAGAAATAATCAGAATACCCACACTGTAGTATTCATGTTGAGTGtttgcctttaaggggcgttgcctagtgagtgacatcaggagctggggTCGGCTCCCTGCGAGTGTTCACATTTGATCTGAACGCGTTTGACCGTGTGTGGTTACGGTTAGTCGTCTGTAGCTCTCCTCGCCCGCATGCCGAGCCATTTTGTTTCCCACGTCACTCGAGCGGGAAGGTCGTAACGCGAAGCAAAAATGCGACGGCTTGTCGCTTGAAAAAGCGGCAAGTCCTCAAAAGAGCGACAATGTGTTTGCGTCGGTGGGTGAAAATGGCGTGCGGCGGTCAGAAGGCAAAACTGACTTCTCGTTGTCGTAGTAGAGCTTCCCGATGGCCCAGGCCACGATGATGGGGAGCGGGATACCTGGCGGGTGGACACAAGACGAGGCCGTTTAGTGCCACTGCGCAGACTTATAGTCAAATACAGAAAATCAAATCTAACGTAAAAAAATCCAAggtagttacaataaaagatcaACAGTCATGCAGGAAGATAATGAATAGAATTGTGGTCTATGTACTGCAGTAGTACGTCCACAATATATGAAGTGTTTCACAGTTTTTCCAAGCGCATGAAATATCGCACAGTagagttccacacacatttgaattgtttgaatttggcAAAGGTCGGACTTTGGAGGAAGTGTCACTTCGATGTGTGGTGATGGCTTttggagagaaaataaaatgtcttccgTAAACACAAACACGAGAACATATCGACAACTGTTTGCGTGCTGGTCATTGTTGCGGTGACTTAAATAACGATCACGTTCGCATTTACGCCTTCCCGTGGGCCCGCCGCCTGCgggaggggccgtaggggtcGGGTGCGGCGCgagcgatccgatccccggcgacagaagccggctctagggacgtggaacgtcacctctctggcagggaaggagcccgagctggcgtGCGAGGTTCCGGAAGTTCCGCCTAAatgtagtcggactcgcctccacgcacggcTCGTGCTCCGGTaccggtcctctcgagaggggtcggaCTCTCTTCCGCTCTGGAGTCGCCCACGGCGAGaggccgagccggggggcaataagtacacccgcacctgctcggcgcccgTACGTCGGGGTTCGCCCGGGTGCACGAGAggttagcctccctccgccttcgggcggggggacgggtcctgactgtcgtTCGTGCCTAcgcgccaaacagcagttcagaggacccaccCTTTTCGGAGTCCTCGGAGGGGGTGCCGGAGAAGcgttcccgctggggactccatcgttctgctgggggacttcgaTGCTCACGCGGGCAATGACAGCGAGACCCGGAAGTCCCCGACACCGGCGGTGATGGATGCCGtcgagctgaaggaggagtcctccTGAGGCAGCCGACGGGTACCGGCCGGCCCgtcggaatgcggctttggtggtcgctgaggcaaaaactcgggcatgggaggagttcggtgaagccacggagaaagacttccggacggcttcgaggaaattctggtccgccgtctcaggagggggaagccgTGCACCGTCAAcagtgtgtatagtggggacggggcgccgctgacctcgaGTCGGGACGTtgcgagtcggtggggagaatacattcgaagacctcctcaattctactgACACGCCTTGCCACGAGGAAGCAGAatctgcccccgcgacccgacctcggctacgcggtagaaaatggatggatcgcaTTTCTGGGGGAATCCAGCAAATTCCGAAGGGTTAACGTACGTTCGCTCACGAAATTGCCTAGGCTACCATATGCTAAGCAACGACAACAACCAGGTGGCATCGCACCTCGGACCTTCAAAGGCGGGCCCCGcggtctgagtgtgtgtgtttgcttttgtgtgcacgtgcgtaCACCATCCGATGCAGATAAACATCCACTTGCGCAGTTTGTCCGTGGAGTACGTGAGCACGATGGCCGTATGCAGGTAGCAGCCTTCGCCGAACATCCAGAAGAAGTTGGTGGAGTGGAAATAGTTAAAGGAAGCCGTCACCAGGCGGCACcacaccttcaaaaaaaaaaaacacacgcgcGCTCAGTCGCTCCgctgtcgaacgtcaggccgACATAAACCTTTGTGCTCAAGCTTGATGtcgaaaaaaggaaaataaaatcaactcaATGGATGTAGATGgaaatgtggatgtaaaatagtccATTTGAGGAATGTTGACTTTTGTCTCGACCGGTTTGCGGAACTCACCACGTTGCTCTCGTGCACTTGCGGGCTCATGGTGAGCTGCACTACGAACCACGTGGCGTTCCTCAGGATGAAGGCGCTGATCAGGTTCCAGTGGATGATGTTCCTCAGGCAGCGGATGCTCCTGCCACACCGCAAGCAAACTCGTAAAACCTTCCTCTGAATGCCTTCTTCCGGTGTCTCTGGCAAGTTTTGCTCATAACACCTCaagcgttgttgtttttttaacctgatcACCCACGTCTttatttttgagttttttttaccCGATCCCCccgattattgttgttatttttttgtttttacccaaTTCCcgtcttatttacatttttttcagaaataattgtttttttcatgccgattattcacagattttcccGTTTCGTGAGGATCGGAGCTCGAGCCCGACCACAAACAGccactgtatgtataaataacTGGAATTTGTTCCAGTTGGTTATGTATGGTAACAACAAGGAAAtagcactgtatatatatatatatatattttgaggcGATACagcacttggtgtaaaaggtttgagaaccacggCTTTAGTATTTttcactttgaatgtgtgtggctttaaaaggtgagAGCTAGCCAATGAGAGCGCAGAGTTGGCTGACAGTTAAGTGGCGAAGTGTCAGCCAACTAGCATCCGTCCGTCAGTTTGCTACTTGTCGATTTTGTGAGCGTTTGTTCAATAAGCACGTCGGCAGGCGTTTCCGTCTTCCCTCTATCCAAACCGCCCGTGACGGATTCCAATTCATTGTAACAACGCTATTCTCCGTCAGCTAACCGTGTTGACTTTAGCGTAGACGTGCGGTCGTATCAGCCTCTTCGGAGACGCATTCCTtttgatcccaaactttggccGTTGTGTTTCTGACAGACTCGCGTTTTTTGCGATGTGAGTCGGCCGTAACTTTTGTCCATGTGGAAAAAAGATCGCTGTGAAATCTCGTGACGTAGCGAAAATGAGATGCGCGCGTTTAAAAATCTGCGAAAAAAGTGCGGCGCTGGCGTCGCGTCCTTCGATTTCCCACAGTGCATCAGGAATGCCGTCGTTTGCAAAAGGATTGCGAAGGCGGAGGATTTTCCGGAACTATCTGGGTCCAGCCGACACAAATGCGCCTATAGACGAACGCACGTTTCGTCACCTTCGATGAAGCTAACATGGTTTTGGATTGTGGACGGAAAAACCCAGATTCAAACGGGGAACTTTCAATTGTGGGGCA
The sequence above is a segment of the Phycodurus eques isolate BA_2022a chromosome 19, UOR_Pequ_1.1, whole genome shotgun sequence genome. Coding sequences within it:
- the LOC133417699 gene encoding corticotropin-releasing factor receptor 1-like isoform X2, with amino-acid sequence MFVLQMCAAFFAFLPPASRADLTCDAVLVAAADTSLQSLSSSWNETQAQTNASVQPSGAADAYCEASLDGIGTCWPRSPAARVVARPCPEMFYGVRYNTTNSVYRKCLSNGTWAAKGNYSKCTAILHQEKKAKMHYQMAVIINFLGHAISMLALLVAFFLFLCLRSIRCLRNIIHWNLISAFILRNATWFVVQLTMSPQVHESNVVWCRLVTASFNYFHSTNFFWMFGEGCYLHTAIVLTYSTDKLRKWMFICIGWCIPLPIIVAWAIGKLYYDNEKCWFGKRAGVYTDYIYQGPMILVLVDPDDQTASVHHLRDHSVQESGEGHVGAPPPSGDHLHAILCQSRRGRDLAAGLHLLQLLPGILPGVLRVRLLLLPEQ